The Fusarium fujikuroi IMI 58289 draft genome, chromosome FFUJ_chr01 sequence gattgagaagcactTTGATGCCCTGAATGACAAGCAGAAGCGTTACGCTCACTTTATCAGCAAGTAAGTTTTTATTACCGACTGTGTATAAGTTGTGAAGCTCGATCAGATTGGAATGAGGGGCAACAATGCTTATGAGGGAGGGGTCGCGTGGCTTATGTTGACACAAAATTAAAGAGCTGCTTTTGCTGGCACCAGAATTGTCCTTCGACAGATCTCCCCTGAGTCTGAGCCAATATTTGACTTGATTTTGACTCTCCACAAGTCTGCCAACGGCGATTGGACTGCCCTAGCAAAGAAGGCTGGcgtcgaagaagatgagcttgCCCGGTTCCTCGAGTACGCTGCTATGTTCCTTGGCAACAATGGCAACTACAAGAGCTTCGGCGACTCCAAGTTCATTCCCCGGTGCTCGGAGAAGACCGTGGCTGCTCTCGCTTCCACCTCACCCGAGGCCAACAAGTTTTACGAGGCGACAAACGGAGGCATCTTTAGCTCTAGTAACCCCGCCATGATGCACCTTGGCTATCCAGACGACGGGCACATGACTACTTACTACCCCGAATCTTCGCACATTACGAAGGACGAAATCAAGGCTGTTTCTGACTGGATGGAGTCCAAGGGTCTTTTGCCCGAGAACAACCGACTTCGCAAGACCTCAGAGGGTAACTACGAGATACTGATCGCTTCAGCTGTCAAGGAAATCCCCAGTGAAGGAGGTGATATTGGCAAGCAGACCGAGTTTACCGTGGAGGATGGACCTCTCAAGAGCAAAACAATCCAGCTGGTCTACGGCGACTatgctgaggagatgaagaacatCACAGCTTTCATCAACGGCGCTGCCGAGAATGCGGAGAACGATACTCAGAAGAAGATGCACGAGGCTTACAGCAAGTCCTTTGAGTCCGGCTCACTGGAGGCCTTCAAGGATAGTCAAAGATACTggatcaaggacaagggtcCTATGGTTGAGTCTAACATTGGCTTCATCGAGACCTATCGAGACCCTGCTGGTATTCGTGGAGAGTGGGAAGGCTTTGCCTCTAGTAAGCCTTTTTATCAATATACTCCCTGGACGAGAATCTAATTACTGACTTTTTGTATAGTGGTCAACCGTAAGATTTATTCAAGTCAAATATTTGACTAGTCACTGACTGTTGCCCAGTTGAGCGAACTCGCGCATTTGGAGAGCTTGTGAAGAACGCCCCCAAGCTCATTCCTCTACTGCCTTGGGGCTCggagtttgagaaggataAGTTCCTGTCTCCCGACTTCACATCCCTCGAGGTTCTTACCTTTGCTGGTCAGTGATCTAGTGATACTAAATCTATCAAATCCACACATGCTAACATTGAGCCTAGGTTCTGGTATTCCTGCTGGTATCAACATGTAGGTCCCCGGAACAAATCGATATGAAGCGGAAAGTAGATTGCTGACATTGTTTGCAGCCCCAACTACGATGATATCCGTCAGACTGAGGGTTTTAAGAATGTGTCACTGGGGAATGTTCTCAGTGCCAAGGCCCCGGATGAGAAGATTCCTTTTATTCGCGACGAAGATCTTGAGGTCTACAAGAAGCAGCGAGATGCTTCCTTTGAAGTTCAGGTTGGCCTCCACGAACTTACTGGTATGTAAACTTACCTCGAGTCTCTTGAATCTACTGCTCAAATTCGTTAGGCCATGGTTGCGGTAAACTTCTCCAAGAAACATCCCCAGGCACCTACAACTTTGACAAGGAGAAACCTCCCGTCAGCCCTGTGGATAACAAGCCTATCACAACCTGGTACAAGCCCGGGCAGACTTGGGGTTCCGTCTTTGGTAGCATTGCTGCCTCGTACGAGGAGTGCCGTGCCGAGCTTGTTGCTATGCATCTGAGCTGCGAGTTTCCCGTTCTCAAGATTTTCGGATTTGGTGATGGTTCCGAGGATATCAATGGCGAAGCTGGTGATGTGCTTTTCGCCTCCTACCTATCCATGGCTCGAGCTGGACTTGCTTCCCTTGAGATGTGGGATCCCAAGAGCCAGAAATGGGGCCAGGCTCATAGCCAAGCTCGCTTCTCCATCCTCAAGTGCTTCCTTGAGGCGGAGGACGATTTCTGCAAGCTTGATTACAAACAGGATGATCTTTCCGATTTGACCATCAAGTTGGATCGCTCCAAGATCCTAACAGCTGGTCGAGATGGTAAGATTTATCTCCAACGACTGGACATGAGCTAACAAATTCGCCAGCTGTTGCCAAGTATCTCCAGAAGCTGCACATTTACAAATCTACCGCTGATGTTAAGACTGGTACTGACTTTTACATGCACATGACAACGGTTGACACCGAATTCTGGGGCAAGAAAGTCCGTGACATTGttctcaagaacaagcagCCTCGTAAGGTCTTCGTCCAGGCCAATACCTCTCTGGATGAGGCATCTGGAAAGGTTTCGATCAAGCACTACGAAGCCTCGTTGACTGGCATGATTGAGAGCTGGGTAGAGCGCAACTtgtaaaataaaataaaaaccGAACATCATGGCTGCATTAGGTAGATGGCAATTCTAGGATAAGGGAAGAAATGAGATAGTACTTTTTGATGTTACGAATCCTCACCTCAGTCACCCTTTGCCCACCCGGAGAGGATTGACACACCCGCAGACCGATGAACGCACATAAAAATTGAAGTCTTGTTAATCATTCATAAATCGATGTCCATTTTTGACCAGATCAGATCTGAGAACTCTTAGCTCACACCAGTTGCTTTTATCACTCAGGAGATGGGATGTCCGAGTgaagttcatcatcatcagcctctgACCGGAAGCCTCTAGAATTTTG is a genomic window containing:
- a CDS encoding probable dipeptidylpeptidase III, with the translated sequence MPSPNLISPSLMIQRLPSLRTTAFKSTILTRRPIPRFTKSFNHQSLHKFSTSATVMNSNELVHYLADKPPSVVRLEIEKHFDALNDKQKRYAHFISKAAFAGTRIVLRQISPESEPIFDLILTLHKSANGDWTALAKKAGVEEDELARFLEYAAMFLGNNGNYKSFGDSKFIPRCSEKTVAALASTSPEANKFYEATNGGIFSSSNPAMMHLGYPDDGHMTTYYPESSHITKDEIKAVSDWMESKGLLPENNRLRKTSEGNYEILIASAVKEIPSEGGDIGKQTEFTVEDGPLKSKTIQLVYGDYAEEMKNITAFINGAAENAENDTQKKMHEAYSKSFESGSLEAFKDSQRYWIKDKGPMVESNIGFIETYRDPAGIRGEWEGFASMVNLERTRAFGELVKNAPKLIPLLPWGSEFEKDKFLSPDFTSLEVLTFAGSGIPAGINIPNYDDIRQTEGFKNVSLGNVLSAKAPDEKIPFIRDEDLEVYKKQRDASFEVQVGLHELTGHGCGKLLQETSPGTYNFDKEKPPVSPVDNKPITTWYKPGQTWGSVFGSIAASYEECRAELVAMHLSCEFPVLKIFGFGDGSEDINGEAGDVLFASYLSMARAGLASLEMWDPKSQKWGQAHSQARFSILKCFLEAEDDFCKLDYKQDDLSDLTIKLDRSKILTAGRDAVAKYLQKLHIYKSTADVKTGTDFYMHMTTVDTEFWGKKVRDIVLKNKQPRKVFVQANTSLDEASGKVSIKHYEASLTGMIESWVERNL